The Deinococcus yavapaiensis KR-236 DNA window CGATCGGCAAGATCGCCAGGTCCAGCCCCTCCTCACCGATGAGGGCCATGTCGCCGAACGCGTTCGTGTCGCCCGCGTGGTAGATGCGGACGCCGTCCATCTCGACGATCATGCCCGTCGGCATGCCGCCGTACCGTCCGTCGGGAAACGAGCTGGAGTGCCAAGCGGGCGTGAGCTTCACGCTGCCCCATGCGAGACGCACGGTGCCGCCGATATTCGCTGCTATGGCGTTCACGCCCTCGCCTTGCGCCCAGTATCCGATCTCGGCCGTAGCGATGATCGTCGCTCCGGCCCGCGCGAAATCCAGCGCGTTTCCCAGATGATCGCCGTGCGCGTGCGTCAGGAGCACCGCCGACACGTTTTCGCGCAGCAAGTCCTCCAGCGGCACCGGACAAGTCGGATTGCCCTGAATGAACGGATCGATGACGATTTTATGCTCGCCGGTCGAAAAGAGGAAGGCCGAGTGTCCCAGAAATCGAATCTCCATGTAAGCTCCTCGAGCAAGAGCGTACTTCACGGCATCGCCGCGCGCACCCCATCAGGAAACTCTTTCGCGAGGCGCTCCAACGTTCGCCTCGCCGTGGCGTGAAACATCTTCTCGAATGCCGCGCCGCCCCACTTCTCGGCGGTCGGCATGTCGACGTGCACGCGAAACGCGAAGCGGTAATCGAGCGTGGTTCCCTGTACGGCCCCACTTCCTCCGACTTCCGCCCATGCTTGACTCTCGAGCGTCCTCGGCGTGAGGTGCGCGCCGTCGTTCGTCAAAATCAACTCGCTTTCGAACGGAAGCGTCAACGTGCCCATCATCGGGACTTGCACGAGCATCTCGGCGCGCACGATCGATTCGCTTACGCGCACGTTTTGCAAGAAGGTCACACGCCCGAGGCTACGCTGCGGATCGCGAAGGAACGCGAGCGCCGCCTCGTGAGGCCCGGGGTACGGCAAAGAGAAGGACTGCTCGGCGTCGAAGATCACGAGGATTTAGCCTACCCACTCGATGACGATGGTGCCGCTCGCGAGCGCGTCCTTGAGTTCCGCTTCCGATGCGCTGTGCAACTTCGGCAAGTGTGCGAATCGCGGCGTGGCCGACGCGAAACCAACGCGCACGACCACCTCGTCGCGTCCCTCGTGCTTTCCGAGTCGCCATACCAAGTGTCCGCCGAGACTTTCGAGTTGCTCGGCGAGGTCGTCGGGCGGGGGAGTGTCGATCATAGCCACCTCACGAACGGCATTCGACCTTCAGCATAAAGCATGCTCGCTGTTTCAACCGTCCTTGAGACCGCGAATTTCTTCGATGAAGCGTTCGAGCGTGTCGAAATCGCGGTAGACGCTGGCGAAGCGGATGTATGCCACCTCGTCGATAGGCCGCAGGAAGTTCATCGCTTTGCGTCCGATTTCCTCGCTACTGACTTCCGTCTGGCCGACCTCGTCTTCGAAGCCGTACGCGAACGCCCGCAAAGTTTCCGGGGTTACAGGACGCTTTTCCGTGGCGAGCGTCAAGCCGCGCAGCAACTTGTCCGGGTTGAACGCTTCGCGCCGCCCGTCACGCTTCACGACCATCAACGGTTCGAGTTGCGCGCGCTCGTACGTCGTGAAGCGCCGCCCGCACGACAAGCACTCGCGGCGCCGCCGAATCGCGCCGCCCTCGTCGCTCGGACGGGAGTTGACGACCTTGCTGTCGGGCGCCGAGCAGTACGGGCACTTCATAGCAGGGACAATTCGCTCGGGCGCAGCGACGGCGCGTCGGGCAGGGGCACGTCGGCCACGATGCCGCGCAGGTGGCGAAGCTCGGGTCGCGCGAGGGCCATCACCGCCTCGGCGAGCGGGCGGTCGTGCTCTCCACCTGCCGCCGCGCGAGACGGCAGCAGCACGTTCACACGCAAGTCCTCGACGTGCGCGTGCTCGGCCAATCCTCGCAGCGCGCCGCGCTGCGGAGCGGCGTGGAGGCCCTTTTCGTCGAGGTGCGGCCCGATGAGTGTTAGCCAGGTGCTCGGCAAGCGGCGCCGCAGCACTTGCGCGACGGCCACGCTGGACTTGACGTTGCAGTTGAAGAGCTCCATCCACTCACCCTCGCTGAGTTGCGCGAACGTGCTGTGCGCGCGCTTGTCGGCGAGGTGCACGACGCCGTGCAGGGCGCCGAAGATCTCCAGGATGCGGCCTTGCGCGCTCACCCAGTCGAGAGGTACGCCGACGTCCGCCTTGATAGGAATGGCGGTGCCGCCCTCGTACTCGATGTGCGACGCGAGTTGCGCGAGCGTGTCGGCGTTTCCACCGATCAGCACGACGCTGGCGCCCGATTGCGCGAGCACGGGCGCCACGGAGCGTCCGTATCCCGCGTCGGCGGACGTGACGGCGATGACTTGAGCGTCCAGACGGCCTTCCATCCGCTCAGGATACCGCAGGGACCGAAGCGACCGCCAGGACGCGAAGAAGGCTTTCAGGCTGAAGAAGGAAGAGGGCGGAGGTACTCCAGCGGCGGGTCGCCCGCGCGGTGGCCTCGTTCGCAACGGTGGCACCAGTACGCCTGGTCGCCGTCCCGCAGCTCACACAAGTCGAGCGCGGCGCCGCATTGAGGGCACGCGTGGACGTACCCTCGGCCGCTGTCGGGATAAAGATCTTGGCGAAAGCGCGGCTTCACGTTTAGATAATAACAGAAAAAGACGAGCCGCGCGAGCCTCATTCCTCAGACGGGGAGCCCGGCGCAGCCACGCGCCGCCGAGGACGCAACATCGCCGGCTCTTTGTCGAGGTTGTACACGAAGTGCCGCGCGCGCCGCTCTCGTAGCCAAGTTTCGAGTGACAGCAAACGTGGCCGGAAGCGTACGAACTCCCGAAGTTCACGAATCGGCACGAAGCGAGCCTCCTGCACTTCCCGATCCGGATCGCGCGGCCCCAACGTCCCTCCGACCTCACGGGCATGAAAGAAGAATTGCAGGTGATGACCCCACGTCTGGGCATGGAATTCCAGCGTGAACGCCAAGTCGCGAATCTCCACCTCCAAGCCCGTCTCCTCCAACGCCTCGCGCCTGGCACCCTCCGCCACGAGCTCGTTGGGATCGAGCCCACCCTTGGGCAAACTCCACCGACCACGCTCTCGCACCAACAGCACGGTATCGCCGCGCAAAACGATCACGCCCACCCCGATGCGAATCGGCAACGACGTCGGCGCTTTCGGTGTCTTCGCCACCTTAGGAGCATTCACGGGCGCGGCCGCGGAAGCGTTTTCTCCACCCCCGCGCCCTCCGCGACGGCGCCGCCGCCGACGCGCGGGTGGCTTCGACGACGGCGCCGTCACACGCCCTCCGGCGCGAGATCGTTGAACCGTACGTGCGCGCTATGGAATTGCAGCTTCACCGTACCCACCGGGCCGTTACGCTGCTTACCGATGATGATCTCCGCGATTCCCTGCTGATCCGTTTCCTTGTTGTAATACTCGTCGCGATAAATGAACATCACGATGTCGGCGTCTTGCTCGATCGCGCCCGATTCACGAAGGTCCGACAGCATCGGGCGGTGGTTGGGTCGTTGCTCCACGGCGCGCGAAAGCTGCGAGAGAACGACGATCGGGACGTCGAGTTCACGCGCCAGACCTTTGAGACCACGCGAGATCGCGCTGATTTCCTGCTGACGGTTTTCGCTGCCGGTGCCACCTCGCCCGCCGCTCATGAGCTGCAGGTAGTCGATCACGATCATGCCAAGGTTGCCATGCTTCGCGATGATACGGCGGCACTTGCTGCGAAGCACGTTCAAGGTAAGGTCCGCCTCGTCGTCGATCACCATCGGCGTCTCGGCGAGCCGCGCCGCCGCGTTCGCGAGCC harbors:
- a CDS encoding metal-dependent hydrolase, encoding MEIRFLGHSAFLFSTGEHKIVIDPFIQGNPTCPVPLEDLLRENVSAVLLTHAHGDHLGNALDFARAGATIIATAEIGYWAQGEGVNAIAANIGGTVRLAWGSVKLTPAWHSSSFPDGRYGGMPTGMIVEMDGVRIYHAGDTNAFGDMALIGEEGLDLAILPIGDHFTMGPREAARALEWLKPKRTVPMHYGTFPPLTGDPQEFARLARERGVEPYVLNPGETLQM
- a CDS encoding DUF3809 domain-containing protein, producing the protein MIFDAEQSFSLPYPGPHEAALAFLRDPQRSLGRVTFLQNVRVSESIVRAEMLVQVPMMGTLTLPFESELILTNDGAHLTPRTLESQAWAEVGGSGAVQGTTLDYRFAFRVHVDMPTAEKWGGAAFEKMFHATARRTLERLAKEFPDGVRAAMP
- a CDS encoding DUF3248 domain-containing protein; translation: MIDTPPPDDLAEQLESLGGHLVWRLGKHEGRDEVVVRVGFASATPRFAHLPKLHSASEAELKDALASGTIVIEWVG
- the nrdR gene encoding transcriptional regulator NrdR, which gives rise to MKCPYCSAPDSKVVNSRPSDEGGAIRRRRECLSCGRRFTTYERAQLEPLMVVKRDGRREAFNPDKLLRGLTLATEKRPVTPETLRAFAYGFEDEVGQTEVSSEEIGRKAMNFLRPIDEVAYIRFASVYRDFDTLERFIEEIRGLKDG
- a CDS encoding SDR family NAD(P)-dependent oxidoreductase; amino-acid sequence: MEGRLDAQVIAVTSADAGYGRSVAPVLAQSGASVVLIGGNADTLAQLASHIEYEGGTAIPIKADVGVPLDWVSAQGRILEIFGALHGVVHLADKRAHSTFAQLSEGEWMELFNCNVKSSVAVAQVLRRRLPSTWLTLIGPHLDEKGLHAAPQRGALRGLAEHAHVEDLRVNVLLPSRAAAGGEHDRPLAEAVMALARPELRHLRGIVADVPLPDAPSLRPSELSLL
- a CDS encoding NUDIX hydrolase; its protein translation is MTAPSSKPPARRRRRRRGGRGGGENASAAAPVNAPKVAKTPKAPTSLPIRIGVGVIVLRGDTVLLVRERGRWSLPKGGLDPNELVAEGARREALEETGLEVEIRDLAFTLEFHAQTWGHHLQFFFHAREVGGTLGPRDPDREVQEARFVPIRELREFVRFRPRLLSLETWLRERRARHFVYNLDKEPAMLRPRRRVAAPGSPSEE